One window from the genome of Cucumis melo cultivar AY chromosome 12, USDA_Cmelo_AY_1.0, whole genome shotgun sequence encodes:
- the LOC103484003 gene encoding BTB/POZ and TAZ domain-containing protein 1-like — MESTPLTTSVPPTALPDDLYFNFPATVTSDDSAAHTITPSIFRELPEPDVHILASGGLRIPAHSGILASISPVLEHVIDRPRKKRTAEKVISILGVPSDAVVSFVRFLYSSRCSAEHLEKHGIHLLALSHVYMVPQLKAMCTKDLAQRLTIESVVDVLQLARLCNAPDLYLKCMKFVADHFKFVEKTEGWKFIQDHDPWLELDILQFIDETESRKQRNRRIRKERKLYLELHEAMECLEHICSEGCTIVGPSNVDPKKEREPCSHYSTCHGLQLLIKHFATCKKRTNSVGCGRCKRMWQLLKLHSSICDHSECCKVPLCRKFKQRSSTSPDENNKRKDDAQWKMLVRKVVSAKAISSLSLTNKKLSDLEEDRMIGHRGIGSFRLQSVRRYRS; from the exons ATGGAATCCACTCCTCTCACCACCTCCGTCCCTCCCACCGCCCTTCCTGACGACCTCTACTTCAACTTCCCGGCCACCGTCACCTCTGACGACTCCGCCGCCCACACCATTACTCCCTCTATATTCAGGGAGCTTCCAGAACCCGATGTTCATATCCTCGCCTCTGGCGGACTTCGAATCCCGGCGCATTCCGGCATCCTG GCTTCGATTTCGCCGGTTCTTGAGCATGTAATTGATCGGCCGAGGAAGAAGCGAACCGCGGAGAAAGTGATTTCGATCCTTGGAGTTCCTTCAGATGCCGTCGTTTCATTCGTTCGATTCCTCTACAGTTCTAG GTGTTCGGCGGAGCATCTCGAGAAGCACGGAATTCATCTACTGGCTCTCTCGCATGTTTACATGGTGCCGCAATTGAAGGCGATGTGTACGAAAGATTTGGCTCAACGGCTAACGATCGAAAGCGTTGTGGATGTTCTGCAACTCGCGAGGCTCTGTAACGCGCCGGATCTTTATCTCAAGTGTATGAAATTCGTCGCCGATCATTTTAAATTCGTCGAGAAAACTGAAGGATGGAAGTTTATTCAAGATCATGATCCTTGGCTTGAACTCGATATTCTTCAGTTCATCGATGAAACCGAATCG AGGAAACAGAGGAACCGGAGGATAAGAAAAGAGAGGAAGTTATATCTAGAGCTACACGAAGCAATGGAGTGTTTAGAACACATATGTTCGGAAGGTTGCACCATTGTTGGACCTTCCAACGTGGATCCAAAGAAGGAGAGAGAACCCTGTAGTCACTACTCAACGTGTCATGGTCTCCAGCTTCTGATCAAACACTTCGCCACGTGTAAGAAACGAACCAACAGCGTAGGATGTGGGCGGTGTAAGCGCATGTGGCAGCTCCTAAAGCTCCACTCCTCCATATGCGACCACTCCGAGTGCTGCAAAGTCCCTCTTTGCCGGAAGTTCAAACAGAGGTCGTCGACGTCGCCGGACGAAAACAACAAGCGGAAGGACGACGCACAGTGGAAAATGCTTGTTCGAAAAGTGGTTTCCGCAAAAGCAATTTCTTCTTTGTCTTTGACTAATAAGAAGCTGTCGGATTTGGAGGAGGATAGGATGATTGGACACCGTGGGATTGGGAGCTTTAGGTTACAATCGGTTCGACGGTACAGGTCATGA